TTGATACAGATTGATAttttaaatcttttattgaaacATATGCTGCAATTGACGTTTGTCCAGAGAAGAAGGAGACTAaacattgtttcttttttatgtttatttttagtAGCCTGTTTAGCTGCTGGCGGTTTGTTTATGTGTGGAGTGCGCGCGAGCGAGCGAGTGGCGTGACGCCAAAACCTATCTTCCTCGCGTCGTTTCCAAATTTATCTGATACTGTCCGTGCTGTGTGCTTTCTTGTCGCTTGTAACTGCTTTCTTCTGGCTGTTGTGCATGTATGCAATCACTGATTCATTAGATTTTGCACTTTTAGGTGTGATCCTTTGGAACGCTCTGTGGCAAGCTCTCGCCCTCATGGTTTGAACAATTTTCGCGTGCCTAGCGCGCATCTGAGAACTCGATACATGTTCGTTAACCCAAAATTGAATCGATAGTGGCAGTGCAGCTAGAACCCTCATGATTAGCTAGGAACTACATGTCCTCAACTGAGACAGTGTTATTTGCAATTGGAATAAACCAAGACCTTACGAGAGGATTGGGGAAATAGACAATCGGACAAATATGTTTCGTTTCAATCAGTTAACAGCTAGTCTTGCGTGGGCAACTCCTCCATTTCTGATTTCCTTTTAGATTCTTACAAAAGAGACGAAAGGATCAGGAGAACAGGTCAGGAGCGACGGGCTCCTCAGCTGGAAAATTGCTAATTAGGGTTAAGATAAACACCAAATGATTTGGTTTCACCGTTATGGGAAAATTTGTAATCCTAAACGGCTCTGGAAAGAAATTTGTTAGCTCATTTGTTCTAGTGGACGAGATTTGTTTGCCTCAGGTTCAACTTGCAACTGTGGACGAATACCCTTCTGGTGGAGTACGTGAGAACAAAACGGAAAAAGGTAAAGCAATTAATAAGAAAGCAGGAACCTATAACTTATACTCGTTGTTGCAGTGACAACTAAGATCGATGTCTCATGATGAATTCGAGGGTCGACATAGGGAACTCTGGGAATGAGGCTGGAATGTCGCACATCGCATAGGTAACTTActggttgtttgttgttgctcttgtgtttctttctttgtttttgttttgttttttgtttttgtagtaTATGCCAGCTTCTTCATCTGCCAAGGTAACATTGAATTTTTTATAGTGATATATCATTATGAGATAGAACTAATCTTGTTGTAATACGGCTGGATCCAAATTAGATCAAAGAAGCCCAGCTTCAGTTCCATACTGACCACAAATCTCGTCATGGCGTATTAAGGTTTTATCCAGTTTTTGCTTTTTCCGGATTGTTGTCGAAAATCCGTCTTATGACAAGATTTGAAACATTAGCCTTTCATTTATCCCAAGGACAACGGGCGAATATATAAAAGAGAATGGAGTTTCCAAACCTAAAGGCACACATTTACGCTGTTGTTTTATACTGGTCAAAATTTATAAGGATAACTTGAATGTTGAGTGCCTTATttccaaaattaaattgcagACAAAGTGGATCGCGTGCGCATGCTGTAGAGAAACTTTTGAACGGTCGATTGTTTAAGAGATAATTGTTTCCCGTGACAGGAAATATTACTTAATTGAGTAGGACTAAACCCGAtacttgaaattaattttatttcgtAACAATGATCAACAAACAGGTTTTTGTTTGgagaacaacaaaaaattcTCCCGAACAATGTTACAATCGAAAAAAAGTGGGTTGAGTGTGACCATTGAATGCAGGAGCAAACGATACTCTACCATGAAAAATATCTCCAGAGTGTGAACAATGGTGTTAATAACATGCCGGCTATTTTGCAAGGGGTATGTAAAACCAAACCTGATTTGAACCATTTAAGGGATGAATGTTCAGAAAAAAGGGATCTGAATTTTAGGGGAAAGCATTGAACGTCGATTGAACTAGAATCTTGTTAGAAAGGTTGATTCTAAGAAGAAGAAGCAACCTCACTTCATCTTTTagtgacaaaaattaaaattctacgAAGTTGGCAGTGTGCTTCCTTGATAACGATATAGTTTAAGCTACAGCAAAACGATTTGCGCGGTGAAAACTTGTTCTAATATGAAGGACGTTCGGACTAATTATTTCCACGCATGTCTAGTGCCCATGTAAAACTTGCGCATTGACGTCGAAGTGTGCACTCCGAGCGCAGCGGAACAGCAATTTTATGCAGAGTAAAACGCCCCGCTCGTGAGTTTGGTTCAAGTTTAAGTAAATTTCTTTAAGTCTAACTTGTATATTTTTGTAGCGATTGCGCTGCATCTTTTTATCAGAGAATAATCTGATAGTAACTGCAGTGAGTTTGACTTATTTTTCCAGGATCTCTATCCAATAATAAAACGGTAATCCACAATGACCACCAGCTCTTCGATTGAGGGCGTTGTGCCATTCTTCAATAGCTTTTCAGCCACGGTCTATGGATCGTCATGCCGGGATCCCAGTTAGCTGGGCTGGTCCGCTACTTGactttttggtgtttttccgaGACGAGCCGGGATCTTGGCTAAACGAGCTGTCCGCCTGATGTAATGGTAATCGAATTACGTcacatgttttgttttgcccGTCGGCCATAAGTCATCACGTGTACACGGGAACGGAAAGGTGTTTGGAGAGAAATTTGCCTAAATCATCCTTCACACAGATTTGGTTCTCGCAATGCTTTTGTTTTGCAAGATAGGACGTCCAAATGCAGAGCATGTGGGTGTGTTGCCCGTTCACATGTAGGTGTCTTAATTTATTACACTACCTCTGAATCAGAGCTAgtctttcgggggagcgttgcgtgacatcctaAAAacagctgcgaaggagactaaatCAGCGCTAGTgtaattagtaatggtaataggactgagtggagtccaattcggtctgtaatcatacgagtgataacaaaatcggacgaccgcgcagcgggagtccgatttgtttatcacgagtatgattacagaccgaattggacgacacgaagtcctattgccaattaatcataaaaattacaatttccgagaaaaatagccaagttgtgaaaaaaggggaaagttcacattaaaatacaaaagcaaaacaaaaaacaaaaaagcaaaaacacaaaagcaagcgcacgcacacgtaattacaactttgaatgtgattggttattttaaactacatctttgaatgtgattggctttttgaactgtccgataacaaactgtccaataacaaactatccaataacaaactgtccgataacaacttggcaagcgaattagtggaaaataggccttttttaaaccaaccaCAAGccaggaaattgtaatttttatgattaatttgaGAAATGAAACGCAGaaatttggggaaaaaaaaaacatttgagaaCTCAAACGGAGAAGttttggaaattaaaaaaaaaaaacatttgagaaaccaaacggagaaattttggaaaatcaaaaaccatttgagaaatcaaacaagaaacaaaataaatcaaatcaaattgctttcaaatcaacaaccatccttctcaggactccagtcgctcagatgatctttttcaatcaggcatatgatttttgctttttgacttttgttgttgttgtttgtttgtttgtttgttgttgttgttgttttttgccttAACACATGTGAATTTACATTATTTCTTGCTTTAACGTGACTTTTTGACTTTGCGTGACTTTCGGACAAGCTACCAGAATGCAGAGCGAGATTAAATTATTTGTGTCCTTAGCATCCGGCAAAGTGTAAAAGTAAATGCTTCTCTTACGTTGAAAGTTTGGCAGAAAGATTTTCACAACGTTTCATTTTGTTCTGTTACGTTCTACGTTCATAACTGTGCTTTTTCGTGGAAACACAACCAGGGTGACGTTTGTGCTACAGTGCTGTCTTGTAGAGGAGTCCAGACGGGCATGTACTAAAAACACCGTCCAGACGTTGCAGAATGACGTCGACTTCTACACCTGAAGATTCTCTACAGTCGCACGTGAAAGGTTTGGAGTTTTTAAAAGAAATCGGAAAAGGGTCTTATGGCATAGTTTATCGAGCAAAATGGAATGGTGAAGAAGTTGCGGCGAAGAGGTTTCACCCGATCTTGTTCGAGAACGGCTTCTGTCAAGAGAGCATGAGAGATTTTCAGCGTGAAAGagcacaggcagcccagacgtactgttagtgaaatcatggccgctcgggagctgttatcttagaattatattaagggtctaaatggtgtttaaaaattgaaatattgtaagacacaacatgcataactttagctgaatgcctccttgttcatcctggctggtttaaacggcattttttcgctttttgctataagaggtatcttccactataaaagaagtaaaggctggctacaaggtcaacggaccatttccacgcgaagctcaataaattcccgaataatcgacgaatccgctccaaattacgatcagctgaaccgtatattccgtggtttcctggattgtgctcgctggcctccaaaacccatcgcaactgcacgagagccgctcatttatcagcatatacttggccttttcgctccgccatggaccgtgtgctcgacggctttactacgtgtttgaattttcaggcttagcgaccgcgccccgcccgacaaaatagcacttgccgaGGGAGGGACCGTGCTATTTGAGATGTTTGTTATTCTCAATTTCACAGTCCGTGCGTCGGTCCCTCCCtcggcaagtgctattttgtcgggCGGGGCGCGGTCGCTAAGCCTGAAAATTCAAACACGTAGTAAAGCCGTCGAGCACACGGTCCATGGCGGAGCGAAGAGGCCaagtatatgctgataaatgagcggctctcgtgcagttgcgatgggttttggaggccagcgagcacaatccaggaaaccacggaatatacggttcagctgatcgtaatttggagcggattcgtcgattattcgggaatttattgagcttcgcgtggaaatggtccgttgaccttgtagccagcctttacttcttttatagtggaagatacctcttatagcaaaaagcgaaaaaatgccgtttaaaccagccaggatgaacaaggaggcattcagctaaagttatgcatgttgtgtcttacaatatttcaatttttaaacaccatttagacccttataattataattctaagataacagctcccgagcggccatgatttcactaacagtacgtctgggctgcctgtggaAAGAGAAGTTTTGGAGGCGACGGATCACCCCAATATAGTCAAACTAAAGACAGTGCTTCTTCCAGAAGGGGTTCCCCCTATAATCATTACAGAGCTCCTCCACTGTGACCTAGAAAAGTACATTCGAGTGTCAGAAACTTCACCCAAAGTTTCCGAAAAGAACTTGATTCGAATAGCAACAGACGTGATTAAAGGCCTTGAGTATATGCATGGCCTTGATCCCCCGATCGTTCATCGCGACTTAGCCACTAAGAATATATTACTTACGGTTCATGGCAATGCTAAGATTGCAGATTTTGGCGTTTCCAAAGCCTTTTCTGCAGGACGCGACATGTACGCTTCAAGTGTACCAGGGACACCTGTCTATGCAGCCCCAGAAACCTACCCTGCCATGAATCAGTATCAGATCGTAGATGCAGCTATGTATGGCCCAAAGGTTGATGTGTTTTCATTTGGTGCGGTGCTTCTGTGTATGATTGTTGGGCATGAGCCAAGGGTTAGGCCACTCTCCCCGATTACCAAAGGTATTATCCTTTATTGAGAGTTTACCAACGTATTTTCACTTGAAAAGAAAACTCTCATTTGATATTCAGGATTATAAAAGAACAGAATTTTAAATGTCCAAATAAATATGGTGATTGTGCTAAAGAATATGTTATGACGCTGACCACACCAGTCTTGTAGTGGTTTAAGTAGATGCaaaattatttctattattgaTCAGATATAGAAATGAAAGGGGAGAGGGTGGGAGTGGAGCAGATTAGTTGCACTGGTTGAAGCACTTGCCTTCCAAAAATGTTTCACTTGTTTGAGTTCTAGATGGAGTTTGTAACTCCTTTACTCAGCTCCATGAGGTTTTTCATTTGGGTACTCCAGTTTTATCTTTccatcaaaaaccaaaatgttaTTCAATCTGAtatgattttaattttcattgttattatcatcattattattgtcattattatttaatattgatattattattatcattacttttattattgAATAAACTAGTTTTGTCAAGTTTGAGAATCTGAATTGGAATTTCCCCCTGAACTGTACCCATTTCACTTAAACTGGTGTTAGGTTGCAAATACATATTGGATTAGAACATTGTTAAAAgttattgaaaaatgaaaaggtaagTCAATGAAAAACTGTTTATGACAAATACTTAAGTACTTTGTTAGGGAAAACATAAAATATGTAACAGATTCTTCCCTGCTCTTAGATGGTGTGATTATTGAACACGAAAGACGGAAAATGGACATTGCTGAGATGAGAGAGCATTCTTTGAAAGAACTTGTGGTGGCATGCTTGCAGAATGACAGTAAGTTACGACCAGAAATCAGCAAAATCAAAGATGGGCTAAAGAAGCACACGTGGAGATTAGTGCAACAGTGTGACCATTGTGGATCCAATAAAATCCCAATTGAAAGAGTTCCACGTTGTTCAGTTCATGATTACAAATTCAAATTACTGTTTATTGGAGATATGGCAGTTGGGAAATCCTGTTTGTTCAATCGTTTTCTAAATCCAGAGTACAAGGTTGCCATGAGTACTACAACAGTATCAATAGAAATGGATCGACTATCAATTAAATATGGTTCTAAATTTTTGGAT
The Acropora muricata isolate sample 2 unplaced genomic scaffold, ASM3666990v1 scaffold_4, whole genome shotgun sequence DNA segment above includes these coding regions:
- the LOC136902883 gene encoding uncharacterized protein, which codes for MTSTSTPEDSLQSHVKGLEFLKEIGKGSYGIVYRAKWNGEEVAAKRFHPILFENGFCQESMRDFQRERAQAAQTEVLEATDHPNIVKLKTVLLPEGVPPIIITELLHCDLEKYIRVSETSPKVSEKNLIRIATDVIKGLEYMHGLDPPIVHRDLATKNILLTVHGNAKIADFGVSKAFSAGRDMYASSVPGTPVYAAPETYPAMNQYQIVDAAMYGPKVDVFSFGAVLLCMIVGHEPRVRPLSPITKDGVIIEHERRKMDIAEMREHSLKELVVACLQNDSKLRPEISKIKDGLKKHTWRLVQQCDHCGSNKIPIERVPRCSVHDYKFKLLFIGDMAVGKSCLFNRFLNPEYKVAMSTTTVSIEMDRLSIKYGSKFLDLEVIDTAGQEQYFAIQAMYFRRVHGIFLVCDVTNHVSFQHIPRWLKMAQKYCTEENTFIILIGNKIDQVADRQVSSKEGHSIARWHGLTFVEASAFHEESIEEMLCRMIQLLTNAVDMGLIKSELPKLTDRVKLEKPPKKSNCSKCKKQ